CCGTTGAAAGGATTTTTTGAAAAATTGAATCATCAAACAAGAAAGAAATTTTTATGACAGCCGAAGTGACCATTCAAGCAGGAATATGTGGTTTTAACACCCAGGTGCGTTCGACCAGCGAGGATGAGCAGATGGTGACGTTGAAAATCGATTCGGATTGCGACAAGATCAAACAACTGGCAAAAACGATCGAAGGAAAAAATCCGCTGGACGGCTATCAGGAACTGATGGTGAGCCAGATTTTGAGCGCTGCAGCGGAACAGCTCAAAGGCGGCTGCGCTGGCTGCGTGGTGCCAGCGGGGATTTTCAAAGCCATGCAGGTGGCAGCAGGGTTGGCACTGCCCAAAGATATTGAGATTAAAATTAACCGTTCATAATGTTGAAAACCTCGATCAGTTGGGATAAAAAAGATAAATTCGGTTGCCCAACGGATAGATGAAACCAACGGATTTTAGACCCTTTCAAAGGTTCGAAACCTTTGAAAGGGGATCTTTATAATTCGACACGTTGATCAGGATTTTTATTATCCTGTTGATCCTGTTCATCCTGTCAAAAAATTCGAATTGAGGCAAACTGATTGTTGAGTAAAAGAACGAAGAAAAACTATCCTGATGACGCCCGTTCGTGTTGTGATCCTGGCGTGGCGTTAGAACAAAATACAAAGCAGTTGGGCAGAGCATTCTTGCCTAACGATGGCGCTGCATCCAGGGAAGAACAGTTCGCCCAGATCAGCAGGATGCTGTTTCAGCGGGGACTGGTCAGTGGCGTGGATGGGGCATTGGCCTGGCGGATCAGTGATCAGGAAATTCTGGCTTCGCCGATGCAACTGCCGCTGGGATTGTTGTCTGCCAATGATCTGGCACGACTATCGCTCGATGGAAAATATCAAAATGACGTCGTGCCTGGCCTGGCCGTCGAATTTCTGGTTGAGCTGTTCCGCCAGAATCCCGATATCGGAGCGGTGATCCAGGCGCATCCCAAATTTGGCTCCGTGCTCGGCCTGGCGCAGGACTCATTGCCATTATCGCTGCTGCCCGACCTGCAGCGCCGCATCGGCCAGATCAAGACCATTGGCTTTCAGATTCACTATACCGAAGAAGTGCTGCAGCAGTTGCAGGCTCGCAATCGGGCTCGGGGAGTATTTTTGATCGAAAATTACGGCGTGCTGGTCTTTGCTGAAGATTTGCTTACTGCCGCAATGACGCTGGATTCGCTGGAACATTATCTGGAGATCATTTATTACAGCCAAAATAGCGATCGCAAAAGTCGTCCGTCCAGCAGCTTCGAGGTGCAGCCAGTGGAACCGCACCTCACCAAAATTTATCTGGAGGTGACCACCCGCTGCAATTTCAACTGCACCACCTGCCTGCGCAAGACGGGCGCCGTGCCCAGGGATCAGGACATGACGCTGGCGAAGGTGAGCGAGTTGATTCACCAACTCCAGCAGAGCCGCACCTGTCGGGAGATCGTGCTATTGGGCTATGGCGAAACCCTGTGCCATCCCCAGGCGATTGACATTATCGAGCAATTGAAGTCAGCAGGATTTCATCTGACGCTGGTGACCAATGGGCAATTGCTATCTGCCGAAATCGCCGAGCGATTGATCGCTGCCCAATTGGATTGGCTCTACGTCTCCATCGATGGCGGCGATTACATGGCGCATCAGAAAATTCGCACAGGCTCGAATTTTCAGGCCATCATCGAAAATTTGAAAAACCTGGCTCAGCAGAAAAAAGACAGCAACCGTTCGCATCCGCAAATTGGGCTGGAAACGGTCATCACCAGAGACAACATTCGCCAGATGCGCAGCATCTTGAACCTGGCAGAGCAGGTCGGCGCCAGGCAAATTCTGATGAGCAACCTATTGCCCTATAATTCTGCCATGGTGGAGCAATCGCTGCTCAATCAACCTGGCGGATTTATTTTTCGGAACAAGTATCACTCGTCAACAGTGAAAATTGCCCAAATGGACTTTCGCCAGCCGACCCGCTGCAGATTCATCGCCGAGGGAGCGGCGTTTGTTTCGGTGGAGGGCGATGTCAGCCCCTGTCTCATGGCGTCTCGCTCGCATACGGCGGTCATTCTGGGCGCCGAGAAAAAGGTGCAGCGCTTCAGCTTGGGCAACGTCTTTCAGGAAGATATGGCGCACATCTGGAATTCGGATCGCTATCGCTCGCTGCGGGACAAATTCCGCTACTACGATTTTCCCGATTGCTTCACCTGTCGGGGCGCCGAGATGTGCCTCAACCGCATCAATGGCGACCACGACTGTTTTCTGAGCGAAACACCGTGCAGCGATTGTCTCTGGGCAAAGGAAGTGGTGGTGTGTCCCTGAAAAAGTCATGAGATGGCAATAAAAAAATTCAAAACGTCAAATCCCAAATTCCAAATAAATCGCAATGCCCAATTTTTCAAATTCCAAATCCTGATGGGCGAAGTTTAAATCATTCGAATTTGAGATTTGGAATTTAGTTGTGGTTTGATTTTTGGTATTTGGAATTTATTACGGGGAGCACATTGTAGTTTGCATTTGAATTGTCCTTTCGAACGCAGTGAGGAGTCTGGCTTTGAAGTGACTGTTGAATTTACAGATTTCTCTCCGCCGATTGGCGGATCGAAATGACTATGCTATGTAAACTACTTAATGCTCTCAGTAGTAACATCAAACGTATAACGATCATTCAATAATAAACATAATGTGAAGGAGATTCAATTATGGTGATTAAAATTTTAGGAATCGGTTGTCCCAATTGCATCAAATTGGAAGAACTGGCAAAAAAAGCGACGCAAGAGCTAAATGTGAATGCCGAATTTGTGAAAGTTAGAGAAATTGATAAAATATTGGACTATGGGATTGCCCGAACGCCTGGTCTAGTAATCAATGAAGTGGTGAAATCGGCAGGTAGGATTCCAACAATTGATCAGATCAAAGCCTTTATTCAAGAATCGCTGTGAAAGCGAAAGGAAATTTGAAAATGAAAAAATTTTATCCGATGTTCCTGGTGGGGCTGTGGATTTTGCTTGCCTTCGCATGTGGCAAGAACGATGCCCAGACGAAAACTGATTCTTTGAAACAAAATAAGAAATCGGTTCAGAATAAGTCGGTGGAAATAGATTCGACGAAATCAGACTCCAGAATAACAAACACGTCCAAAGTTACTTTTATCGAGCTGGGATCAGTCAATTGTATCCCCTGTCGTATGATGCAGCCTGTGATGAAAGCAATTGAAGAAGATTTCGGCGATCAGATCAAAATTGTCTTTTACGATGTCTGGAAAGATCCAGCGCCCGCCCGACAATATCGCATTCGGGTTATCCCTACCCAAGTCTTCTTGGATGAATCAGGCAACGAGTTCTTTCGCCATGAAGGTTATTTCCCCAAAGAGGAAATTGACAAGCTACTCATGGAGAAAGGATTGAAGCCAAAAAATAAATCAGAAGCGAAAAAAGTTAGGTGATGGGATGCTGACAAAGTTATTTACCTGGTTGACCCATGCAATTCAGGGACAGCCAAATATCGCCATATTCGGCGCTTTTCTTTGGGGCATTCTGAGCATCCTGCTCAGCCCCTGTCACCTGTCCAGCATCCCACTGATCATTGGCTTTATCGATAAGCAGGGTCGAGGCTCAGTCAAGCGGGCGTTCTGGCTTTCAGTCTTGTTTGCCACGGGAATTTTGGTCACGATTGCCGCCATCGGCATCATCACGGCTTCGCTGGGTAGGCTGATGGGCGATGTCGGCAGTGTTGGAAATTACCTGGTGGCTGGCGTCTTTTTCCTGGTGGGCTTGTACCTGCTGGACATCATTCCCGCACCGTGGAGCGGTGCCACTGGAACCAATGTGAAGCAAAAAGGATTGGCAGCGGCATTTGTATTGGGCTTGATTTTTGGAATTGGCTTGGGCCCCTGCACATTTGCTTACATGGCACCCATGCTCGGCGTGGCATTTCAGGTTGCCGCCACCCAATTGCTGTTTGCCATCGCCCTATTAACCGCCTTTGGCGTGGGCCATTGCTCAGTCATTGTATTGGCAGGTACGTTGACCGAAAAAGTCCAGCAATATTTGAACTGGACCGAGAAGACCAAAGGAGCGATCATTGTCCGTCGCATCTGCGGCATGTTGGTGATCCTGGGGGGAGTTTATTTGATTTTTAAATGAAAGATGCACTCGTTAAAGTGGATGAAAACACTACTGTTTTTGCTGTCATTCCGAACGGAGCGCAGCGAAGTGAGGAATCTTCAGATTATGCGGAACCAATGGCTTGTACAGATTCCTCTCCGCCAGTCGGCGGACAGATCCGTTCGGAATGACCGTCCGTCCAGATATATTCCATCCGCCAGTTGGCGGATGGAATATATCTGAAGAACTAAGGAGAAAATATGAAAGATCGAACCAAATTAGCCATTGTGATAACAACTTTCCTGGCCGCTTATTTTATTCCGTTTGGCAAATCCAATATTCAAAAAGCGATCCTGGAAGCCTTTTTTATGTTGCAGGACTATGCCCGTGAGCATGTACTGTTCTGCCTGGTGCCAGCGTTCTTCATCGCTGGGGCGATTGCGGTGTTTGTGAATCAAGCCGCTGTGATGAAATATTTTGGTGCCCAGGCGAAGAAAATCCTCTCGTACAGCGTGGCATCGGTTTCAGGCACGATTCTGGCGGTTTGTTCCTGCACGGTATTGCCGCTGTTTGCAGGAATCTACAAGCGGGGCGCAGGCATTGGGCCCGCCACGGCATTTCTCTACTCGGGTCCTGCCATCAATGTGCTGGCCATAATCTTGACCGCCCGAGTGCTGGGGCCCGAGCTGGGCATCGCTCGAGCTGTAGGCGCCATCGCCTTTTCGGTAATCATCGGACTGCTCATGGCGTTTATCTATCGCAAGGAGGAGAAGGCCCGCAACGAAAAGGCGGTCAATTTTGGCCAGGGGCTGGAAGAAGCTGGGCGTCCCCTATGGAAAAATGCGCTGTACTTTTTGACCTTAGTGCTGATCCTCATCTTCGCCGCCTGGGGCAAACCTGCCCAGCCCGTGGGATTCTGGAATTTCGTTTTTCAGATCAAATGGTATCTCACTATCGTATTGCTAGCCGTTTTGGGCTGGCAGCTATGGCGCTGGTTTCAAAAAGATGAATTGAGCCAATGGGTTAGCCAGACCTGGTTTTTCGCCTGGCAGATTCTGCCACTGCTGTTCGCTGGAGTTTTGGTGGCAGGATTTTTGATGGGCCGTCCCAATACCGATGCGGGCATCATTCCGTCCAACTGGATCAAACTGCTCGTCGGCGGCAATTCGTTATGGGCCAATCTGTTCGCCTCGGTCTCAGGCGCCTTAATGTATTTTGCCACGCTGACCGAAGTTCCCATTCTGCAGGGCTTGCTCGGCAGCGGCATGGGCAAAGGCCCTGCGTTGGCATTGCTTTTAGCTGGCCCCGCCTTGAGCCTGCCCAATATGTTGGTGATCCGCAGTGTCATCGGCACGCAGAAGACATTGGTTTATGTTACGTTGGTAATCGTGATGGCGA
This region of candidate division KSB1 bacterium genomic DNA includes:
- a CDS encoding cytochrome c biogenesis protein CcdA; protein product: MLTKLFTWLTHAIQGQPNIAIFGAFLWGILSILLSPCHLSSIPLIIGFIDKQGRGSVKRAFWLSVLFATGILVTIAAIGIITASLGRLMGDVGSVGNYLVAGVFFLVGLYLLDIIPAPWSGATGTNVKQKGLAAAFVLGLIFGIGLGPCTFAYMAPMLGVAFQVAATQLLFAIALLTAFGVGHCSVIVLAGTLTEKVQQYLNWTEKTKGAIIVRRICGMLVILGGVYLIFK
- a CDS encoding thioredoxin family protein — translated: MKKFYPMFLVGLWILLAFACGKNDAQTKTDSLKQNKKSVQNKSVEIDSTKSDSRITNTSKVTFIELGSVNCIPCRMMQPVMKAIEEDFGDQIKIVFYDVWKDPAPARQYRIRVIPTQVFLDESGNEFFRHEGYFPKEEIDKLLMEKGLKPKNKSEAKKVR
- a CDS encoding radical SAM protein, producing MSKRTKKNYPDDARSCCDPGVALEQNTKQLGRAFLPNDGAASREEQFAQISRMLFQRGLVSGVDGALAWRISDQEILASPMQLPLGLLSANDLARLSLDGKYQNDVVPGLAVEFLVELFRQNPDIGAVIQAHPKFGSVLGLAQDSLPLSLLPDLQRRIGQIKTIGFQIHYTEEVLQQLQARNRARGVFLIENYGVLVFAEDLLTAAMTLDSLEHYLEIIYYSQNSDRKSRPSSSFEVQPVEPHLTKIYLEVTTRCNFNCTTCLRKTGAVPRDQDMTLAKVSELIHQLQQSRTCREIVLLGYGETLCHPQAIDIIEQLKSAGFHLTLVTNGQLLSAEIAERLIAAQLDWLYVSIDGGDYMAHQKIRTGSNFQAIIENLKNLAQQKKDSNRSHPQIGLETVITRDNIRQMRSILNLAEQVGARQILMSNLLPYNSAMVEQSLLNQPGGFIFRNKYHSSTVKIAQMDFRQPTRCRFIAEGAAFVSVEGDVSPCLMASRSHTAVILGAEKKVQRFSLGNVFQEDMAHIWNSDRYRSLRDKFRYYDFPDCFTCRGAEMCLNRINGDHDCFLSETPCSDCLWAKEVVVCP
- a CDS encoding thioredoxin family protein is translated as MVIKILGIGCPNCIKLEELAKKATQELNVNAEFVKVREIDKILDYGIARTPGLVINEVVKSAGRIPTIDQIKAFIQESL
- a CDS encoding permease, giving the protein MKDRTKLAIVITTFLAAYFIPFGKSNIQKAILEAFFMLQDYAREHVLFCLVPAFFIAGAIAVFVNQAAVMKYFGAQAKKILSYSVASVSGTILAVCSCTVLPLFAGIYKRGAGIGPATAFLYSGPAINVLAIILTARVLGPELGIARAVGAIAFSVIIGLLMAFIYRKEEKARNEKAVNFGQGLEEAGRPLWKNALYFLTLVLILIFAAWGKPAQPVGFWNFVFQIKWYLTIVLLAVLGWQLWRWFQKDELSQWVSQTWFFAWQILPLLFAGVLVAGFLMGRPNTDAGIIPSNWIKLLVGGNSLWANLFASVSGALMYFATLTEVPILQGLLGSGMGKGPALALLLAGPALSLPNMLVIRSVIGTQKTLVYVTLVIVMATVTGMVFGGIF